The nucleotide sequence ATGCGGAAAATGGACAGAAAATCGTTCGCTGCTGCTTGTACTTGGGGGAAGGACAGGGACACAGCCAATACTGCTGCTGCCGAAGCACCTGTCACCCATCTTTTAGTTTGCTTGTTCATCTGATTCCAGCTCCTTCTGATTGTTGCTCGATTGGTTATCGCTTGTCGATCTTGTGCATTTGTGTTCGTCGGTTTCTCGATTGTTTGCGAAAAACGCTGCCACGCTGCTTCCGTATTGACCCTCACATCGTTTGTCTCGGAAAAAGCATGCTCCATCTTCTCACGCGTCCAACTATCCAAAGCGGACAGTTCGTCCAGCTGTGTACGGCAGGTTTCACAGTACTCCAGATGAAGCAGGAATTGCTTACTTTCTTTTGAGCTGCTTTCACCGTCCAAGAACGCCTGGACAAAGCCTGTATCGGCACATTTCATTCCTCTTCCCCCCTCATCCGGCCATAGATGGTACGAAATTTACTTTTCGCTCTCGCGAGGAGTGTTCCCACCGAGCTGATCTGCGTGCCAGTCGCTTTCGCCAACTCCGCATAAGGAAATCCGGAATATTTCATGACCAGCAAGGTTCGCTCCCGCTCGTCTAGCTCCTCTAGCACATCACGGACGACACTCTGGGACTCTTTTGCAAGCCACATCTCTTCTGAAGAAGGGCTGACATGTTCTTGCTCAGATGCACTTCGCTCTTGTCTTG is from Brevibacillus brevis and encodes:
- a CDS encoding RNA polymerase sigma factor SigX, with the protein product MEVQANLVMNRARVEDHTDSFQELFTTYYPFVVRQIMRIVKDQQTAEDIAQDVFLSFYHTDRTVIGHIPAWLSKSALYAAYNYLRSEKRRYARQERSASEQEHVSPSSEEMWLAKESQSVVRDVLEELDERERTLLVMKYSGFPYAELAKATGTQISSVGTLLARAKSKFRTIYGRMRGEEE